Genomic DNA from Bartonella alsatica:
GATTGAGACGAATTGCGCACTATGTCGGAATTTGCCAAAACAGAAAAAGATTGATTTTTAAATATTCTATTTTGGGAAAACTGATGATGGTATCCTGCAGATTTTTTTTTCGAAAAAAAAGGACGAAAAAAATCAAAAAGCCGTTTCTTTATATCCTGTAAATAATAACGACGTAGATCTTCATCCTTAATTGTAAAAATTTGCTGTTTCAGTTGTTTTTCCAGCGCCGCTCGCATCTCTGGAGTTTCAAAATTCTTTCCATAAGTAAAACGCCACCACAAAAGCTCAACCAATGAAATTGCTTTTTGCAAAAAAGAGGAAAAAAGTTGTGCACCACCAGCACGAATAATTTCATCTGGATCTTTACCTTGTGGCAACAAAACAAAACGAACAGATACCCCTGCCTTTAAAAGAGGCAACACACGATCAGAAATACGAAAAGCAGCCTTTAAACCAGCGTCATCTCCATCAAAACATAAAATGGGATCAGAATCTATCTGCCATAAAAGCCTAATTTGCGCTTCCGTTAATGCTGTCCCCAAAGATGCTACCACTCTCTCAAAACCAGCTTTAGTCAGCGCGATTACATCCATATAACCTTCAACCACAAGGAGTGAACGAACTTTTTCATCACTAACAGAGCGGCTATTTTTACGAGCAGCTGCTGCATTGTAAAGCATATCTCCTTTATGAAACAACACTGTTTCAGGGCTATTGAGATATTTTGCCGGTGTATCTTCCTCTAACGCACGCCCTCCAAAAGCCACAACACGACCGCGTAAATCTTCAATAGGAAATATGACACGATTTCTAAATCGATCATAGGAAGCAGCATTATTTTCACCCAATTTAAGAAGCCCACAATCTTCCATTTGTTTTATTGAAACCCCACGTGCGCTTAAAGCTTCTTTCAAAGCTGTACGTCTCATGGGAGCAAAGCCAATCCGAAAACGTTTTGCGATTTCTGGTGTTACACCACGCTCATCAAGATAACGACGCGCCTGGATACCTTCTCTATCATGCAAGCTATGTTGAAAAAAATCCGTAGCTATTTTCATAACATCATAAAGACTAGCTTTTTCCATTTGCCGTTTATGACTTTGTGAATCAAAAAGAGGTAACTTTATCCCCGCAAAATCAGCCAAACGCTCTACACTTTCTGAAAAGTGCAATCCATCAAGCTCACAAAGAAAAGTAAAAATATCGCCACTTACACCACAACCAAAGCAATAATAGCGGCCTTTATGATCATCACAATGAAAACTTGGAGTTTTTTCACCATGAAATGGGCAACAACACCAAAAATCTCCTCGCGAAGGCTTGCTTTTTTGAGGATCAAACACCACCCTTTGTCCAATAACTGTTGAAATTGGTAACCTGGTGCGAAGCTGATCAAGGAAATCAGGCGAAAAACGCATTATCTCTCACAGAGTTTTAAAATTCTTTTTTGCATATTTAACGACTTTAGAGCATAATTCCAATATTTCCTCTTAAGCGGTTAAAGATTTTACAGCCCGAACCGCATATCTTTCAGAAATGGAGAATGAAAAAGTGATCAAATTTCTTGTTCAATATCCACTGCTAGAATCTATTGTTTGGCTTATTATTCTTATCATCATTGCACTTTTAGTCAATTTTTTAGCACGACACTTCCTCTTTCACGGAGTAAAACGGCTTTCTTCTTTTCTTCCTAAAGCTACAACCATTGATATTGAACACACCATTCAATACACAGCTAATACTGTTTCAGCCTTTATTCTCTCAATCGGGATCAATGTTATTCCAACACTCCCTCATGATCTCAGCACTATTATATGCAATGTTGCGAACGCCTTCATTATTTTTTTTGTTGTTCTAGCCATCTCTTCTTTTCTTAATGTTATAAATACCCTTTATGAACAAAGACCAGCAGCACGATTAAAACCAATAAAAGGCTATATTCAAATCGCTAAAATTGCGCTTTTTACTGTAGCTGCAATTTTAATGGTAGCCACATTGATTGACCGCTCACCTCTTATTCTTTTATCCGGTCTTGGTGCAATGGCCGCTGTCCTTATGTTGATTTTTCAAGATACATTGCTTTCTCTTATTGCAGGTATCCAAATTTCATCCACCGATATGATACGTGTCGGCGATTGGATTCAAATCCCTAGCCTCGATGTAGATGGTGATGTCACTGAAATCGCGCTTCATACTGTTAAAGTACAAAATTTCGATAAAACAATCACTACCGTACCTATTCGTAAACTAGTGACTGATCCTTTTAAGAATTGGCGTGGAATGGAAGAAGCTGGTGGACGACGCATTAAACGATCCCTCTTCATTGACCAATCAAGTATCCGTTTTCACACAGAAAAAGAACAAGAATATCTTTCCCGATTTAATTTGTTAGAAAATTACTTCGCACAAAAAATACCAGAAATCAATGAATGGAATACACAATTAGATAAAAATCACGACGTATTAGCTAACACCCGCCGTTTAACCAACATTGGAACTTTCCGTGCTTATGTTTTTGCTTATCTAAAAAAGCATATCAACATCGAACAAAACATGACATTGATGGCACGACAATTACCTCCTACACCACATGGTTTACCCTTGGAAATCTATTGCTTCACCAATACAACTGTTTGGCTGGAATACGAACAAATTCAAGCTGATATTTTTGACCATCTTTATTCCATTCTTCCCAGTTTTGGTTTAAAGATTTTTCAAAATCCAAGTGGCTATGATTTTCGTCATGTATTAGAAGCGACAGAAAAGTAAAATTATAAGACTCAATTCGTCAATTTTTTAGATCAACCATATTTATAACAACAGAGAAAGAAAAAGTGTCATGAATGGTTCAGTGGTACTCCTTCATCTTGCAGGCGCTATTTCTTTACTTCTTTGGGCTACACGCATGGTGCGCACAGGCATTGAACGAGCCTATGGTGATAAGCTTAGATATAAAATGCGTCATTTCATTTCCAAACCATTGTTTGCTGTAAGTTTTGGACTTTTTTCAGCAATGATTTTACAAAGCTCTACAACAATAACGCTCCTTGTTGGTTCTTTTGTTGAGTCTGGTTTTGTCTCTGGATTAGCGGGACTCATGGCTGTACGTGGAGGAGAATTAGGATCAGCATTAGTTGTCAAAATTCTCTCCTATGATCTTACAATCGTTGTGCCACTCTGTCTTTTAATTGGTA
This window encodes:
- the dnaG gene encoding DNA primase, coding for MRFSPDFLDQLRTRLPISTVIGQRVVFDPQKSKPSRGDFWCCCPFHGEKTPSFHCDDHKGRYYCFGCGVSGDIFTFLCELDGLHFSESVERLADFAGIKLPLFDSQSHKRQMEKASLYDVMKIATDFFQHSLHDREGIQARRYLDERGVTPEIAKRFRIGFAPMRRTALKEALSARGVSIKQMEDCGLLKLGENNAASYDRFRNRVIFPIEDLRGRVVAFGGRALEEDTPAKYLNSPETVLFHKGDMLYNAAAARKNSRSVSDEKVRSLLVVEGYMDVIALTKAGFERVVASLGTALTEAQIRLLWQIDSDPILCFDGDDAGLKAAFRISDRVLPLLKAGVSVRFVLLPQGKDPDEIIRAGGAQLFSSFLQKAISLVELLWWRFTYGKNFETPEMRAALEKQLKQQIFTIKDEDLRRYYLQDIKKRLFDFFRPFFSKKKSAGYHHQFSQNRIFKNQSFSVLANSDIVRNSSQSIPLREAVILLILAYYPELWYENFEVLAVLELQNTQLVCLHQTMLEILGNQQFHDKKTMIELLEGRGHKALLERMRCLVQNIGMRTVFVGAPIEDARAILKQAVYLHLQEYHLHKRLKDIEEQLIENPKSEVFDLLREIKSEIEQMQATEALIEGFGSRLDEKIDGNKQDTIK
- a CDS encoding mechanosensitive ion channel family protein codes for the protein MIKFLVQYPLLESIVWLIILIIIALLVNFLARHFLFHGVKRLSSFLPKATTIDIEHTIQYTANTVSAFILSIGINVIPTLPHDLSTIICNVANAFIIFFVVLAISSFLNVINTLYEQRPAARLKPIKGYIQIAKIALFTVAAILMVATLIDRSPLILLSGLGAMAAVLMLIFQDTLLSLIAGIQISSTDMIRVGDWIQIPSLDVDGDVTEIALHTVKVQNFDKTITTVPIRKLVTDPFKNWRGMEEAGGRRIKRSLFIDQSSIRFHTEKEQEYLSRFNLLENYFAQKIPEINEWNTQLDKNHDVLANTRRLTNIGTFRAYVFAYLKKHINIEQNMTLMARQLPPTPHGLPLEIYCFTNTTVWLEYEQIQADIFDHLYSILPSFGLKIFQNPSGYDFRHVLEATEK